A part of Strix aluco isolate bStrAlu1 chromosome 21, bStrAlu1.hap1, whole genome shotgun sequence genomic DNA contains:
- the SMIM5 gene encoding small integral membrane protein 5: protein MSSEGFLKEMQTIGEKFLLKLQKLPKADPVEIVSFCVVLLFIVTVLVLMIIACSCCCYSCCGCDRHPDHRRRKIQVRPTAHS from the exons ATGTCATCTGAAGGCTTTCTGAAGGAAATGCAAACCATTGGTGAGAAGTTTCTCCTTAAGCTCCAGAAACTGCCCAAGGCTGACCCGGTGGAGATTGTGTCATTTTGTGTGGTTCTTCTGTTTATCG TTACTGTCCTGGTGCTCATGATCATTGCCTGCAGTTGCTGCTGCTACAGCTGCTGCGGCTGCGACAGACATCCTGACCACAGACGTAGGAAGATCCAAGTCCGCCCAACTGCCCATTCATGA